The proteins below are encoded in one region of Desulfobacterales bacterium:
- a CDS encoding 5-formyltetrahydrofolate cyclo-ligase, which translates to MEDVKEKKQELRKLIEKKLEAYSREEIRKKLDAIEAQLFEFANFIEAEVSLFYINTHREVDTDHIIRRCIDSPKDIVLPLFDDANGGARLYKIQNVDADLRKGTGKMLEPNPKRCKPVSMDHIDIAIIPGVAFDEKGGRLGIGAGRYDRMIPKLPVTARKVAFAFEDQITQMVPMESHDKFVDIIITEERIIYKI; encoded by the coding sequence ATGGAGGATGTCAAAGAAAAAAAACAGGAACTGCGGAAACTGATTGAGAAAAAGCTGGAAGCCTACTCCCGGGAAGAGATCCGGAAAAAGCTGGATGCGATCGAAGCCCAGCTCTTTGAGTTCGCCAATTTTATTGAAGCCGAAGTTTCCCTGTTTTATATCAATACCCATCGCGAGGTGGATACGGATCATATTATCCGCCGGTGCATTGACAGCCCCAAAGACATCGTGCTGCCGCTGTTTGACGATGCCAATGGCGGAGCCAGACTCTACAAGATTCAGAATGTGGATGCGGACTTAAGAAAAGGGACCGGCAAAATGCTGGAACCCAATCCAAAGCGATGTAAGCCGGTTTCCATGGATCATATCGATATCGCCATTATACCGGGGGTCGCTTTTGACGAAAAAGGCGGACGATTGGGCATCGGTGCCGGGCGGTATGACCGGATGATTCCAAAACTGCCGGTCACGGCCAGAAAAGTGGCCTTTGCGTTCGAGGATCAGATCACCCAGATGGTTCCCATGGAATCCCACGATAAATTCGTGGATATCATTATTACCGAGGAACGCATCATCTATAAGATTTAG
- the serS gene encoding serine--tRNA ligase: MLEIKYVRQNLSEVSEALQKRGDAADLDTFKSADERRREILSEMEALRHRRNMVSDEIAKKKKNGEDAEDQVVEMRDVSSRIKKMEQELADCENTLNEILIRIPNIPEASVPVGEDDTQNRLVREEGERPDFDFDARAHWDIGEALHILDFERAAKITGSRFPLYFGAGAQLERALISFMLDLHTRENGYTEVLPPFIVNRKSMTGTGQLPKFETDLFKLQDWDYYLIPTAEVPVTNIYQDEILDEESLPIYYTAYTPCFRSEAGSHGKDTRGLIRQHQFNKVELVKFVAPENSYDELETLLADAEGVLKRLNLPYRVVVLCTGDLGFSSAKTYDIEVWLPAQEKYREISSCSNFEGFQARRAGIRMRRKGKKGTEPIHTLNGSGLAVGRTVAAILENFQQADGSVVIPEALRSYMGGKERITP; the protein is encoded by the coding sequence ATGCTGGAAATCAAGTACGTCCGACAAAATTTGTCTGAAGTTTCAGAGGCTTTGCAGAAACGGGGGGATGCCGCTGACTTGGATACGTTTAAATCAGCGGATGAGCGGCGCAGGGAGATTCTCTCTGAAATGGAGGCGCTGCGCCACCGCCGGAACATGGTCTCCGATGAGATCGCAAAGAAGAAGAAAAACGGTGAAGATGCCGAAGATCAGGTTGTCGAGATGCGCGATGTTTCCAGCCGGATCAAAAAGATGGAGCAGGAACTGGCGGACTGCGAAAACACCCTTAATGAGATTCTGATCCGTATTCCCAATATTCCGGAGGCCTCGGTGCCGGTGGGTGAAGATGATACCCAGAACCGCCTGGTCCGGGAAGAGGGCGAGCGGCCGGATTTTGATTTTGACGCCAGGGCTCACTGGGACATCGGCGAGGCCCTGCATATTCTGGATTTCGAGCGGGCGGCCAAGATTACGGGCTCGCGGTTCCCCTTGTATTTTGGCGCGGGCGCCCAGCTTGAGCGGGCGCTTATCTCCTTTATGCTGGATCTTCATACCCGGGAAAACGGGTATACGGAGGTGCTGCCGCCGTTTATTGTAAACCGCAAATCCATGACCGGCACCGGTCAGCTGCCCAAGTTTGAAACGGATCTTTTTAAACTGCAAGACTGGGACTATTACCTGATTCCCACCGCCGAGGTGCCGGTAACCAATATATATCAGGATGAAATTCTTGACGAGGAAAGCCTTCCAATCTACTATACCGCTTATACGCCCTGCTTCCGATCCGAGGCCGGCTCCCATGGTAAGGACACGCGCGGGCTGATCCGGCAGCATCAGTTCAATAAGGTGGAGCTGGTCAAGTTTGTTGCACCGGAAAACTCCTATGATGAACTGGAAACGTTATTGGCGGATGCGGAAGGAGTGCTCAAGCGGCTTAACCTTCCCTACCGGGTGGTGGTTTTATGCACCGGCGATCTCGGGTTTTCATCCGCTAAAACCTATGATATCGAGGTATGGCTGCCGGCCCAGGAAAAGTACCGGGAGATTTCCTCCTGCAGCAATTTTGAGGGCTTCCAGGCCCGGCGCGCCGGCATCCGCATGCGTCGCAAGGGAAAGAAGGGCACCGAGCCGATTCATACCTTAAACGGCTCGGGTCTCGCGGTGGGGCGGACTGTGGCCGCGATTCTGGAGAATTTCCAGCAGGCCGACGGGAGCGTGGTTATCCCGGAGGCCTTGAGATCCTATATGGGCGGAAAGGAACGTATCACACCGTGA
- the thrC gene encoding threonine synthase gives MKPEEFSKDIQPYLVPAPAGKLIYRCLGCGAEYGIEKLLYTCPDCGKVLLLQDPKFERLKAISGKTWQEIFDYRKMLNIPALQGIYRFHEFIGPILPLDAIVYLGEGNTPIIESNRFLQETAGARIFFKNDGQNPSASFKDRGMASALSYIQYLIQQGLVENILAVCASTGDTSASAALYASYLQPKVKSAVLLPHKKVTPQQLSQPLGSGAAVFEIPGVFDDCMKIVEALSETYNVALLNSKNAWRILGQESYSYEIAQYFEYDLADKVVVVPIGNAGNITAVINGFLKFFETGIIDALPKIIGVQSEHANPVYKYYLEPEPEKRHFEPVHVKPSVAQAAMIGNPVSMPRVIHLVEKYNQMAGRQRVFVAEVTEQQIMDWQLTANRNGHVICTHGGECLAGIVAARARGLVEPHESVILDSTAHALKFSGFQEMYFEDSFPPEYEVTPKPALINAPELIRPADLEAVPEPGKPLSGEALDGFVSRIAREIAQILDLKKVSR, from the coding sequence GTGAAACCCGAAGAATTTTCAAAAGATATCCAGCCCTACCTGGTGCCTGCGCCGGCCGGCAAACTGATTTACCGGTGCCTGGGCTGCGGCGCCGAATACGGCATTGAAAAACTGTTATACACCTGTCCGGACTGCGGCAAGGTCTTATTGCTCCAGGATCCGAAATTCGAGCGGCTAAAGGCGATTTCCGGCAAAACCTGGCAGGAGATTTTTGATTACCGGAAAATGCTGAATATCCCGGCGCTTCAGGGGATCTACCGGTTCCACGAGTTTATCGGGCCGATCCTGCCGCTGGATGCGATTGTTTATCTCGGCGAAGGCAACACCCCGATCATCGAGTCCAACCGGTTTTTACAGGAAACCGCCGGGGCCCGGATATTTTTTAAAAATGACGGCCAGAACCCGAGCGCCTCGTTTAAGGACCGGGGCATGGCCAGTGCGTTAAGCTATATTCAGTACCTCATCCAGCAGGGGCTTGTGGAAAATATTTTGGCGGTCTGCGCCTCAACCGGGGATACTTCCGCCTCTGCCGCCCTTTATGCGTCTTATCTGCAGCCGAAGGTAAAATCCGCGGTCCTTCTGCCGCATAAAAAGGTGACCCCCCAGCAGCTTTCCCAGCCCCTGGGCAGCGGGGCGGCGGTTTTTGAGATTCCGGGGGTTTTTGACGACTGCATGAAAATCGTAGAGGCTCTGTCTGAGACCTATAACGTGGCGCTTTTAAATTCCAAAAACGCCTGGCGGATCCTGGGGCAGGAATCCTATTCCTATGAGATCGCCCAGTATTTTGAGTATGATCTGGCCGACAAGGTGGTGGTGGTGCCCATCGGGAATGCTGGCAACATTACGGCGGTGATCAACGGGTTCCTGAAATTTTTTGAAACCGGCATTATTGATGCCCTGCCCAAGATTATCGGGGTGCAGTCCGAACATGCCAATCCGGTATACAAGTATTATCTGGAGCCTGAGCCGGAAAAGCGGCATTTTGAGCCCGTGCATGTAAAACCCAGCGTGGCCCAGGCCGCTATGATCGGAAACCCGGTTTCCATGCCGCGGGTGATCCACCTTGTGGAAAAATACAATCAAATGGCCGGCCGGCAGCGGGTGTTTGTGGCCGAGGTGACCGAACAGCAGATCATGGACTGGCAGCTCACCGCCAACCGAAACGGCCATGTGATCTGTACGCACGGCGGGGAATGCCTGGCCGGTATTGTGGCCGCCAGGGCGCGCGGCCTGGTTGAACCGCATGAAAGCGTGATTTTGGATTCCACCGCCCATGCGCTGAAATTCTCGGGCTTTCAGGAAATGTATTTTGAAGACAGCTTTCCGCCGGAATACGAGGTAACCCCCAAGCCGGCGCTCATCAATGCGCCGGAACTCATCCGCCCGGCGGATCTGGAAGCCGTGCCCGAACCGGGCAAACCGCTGTCCGGGGAGGCGCTGGATGGGTTCGTTTCCCGGATAGCCCGGGAAATCGCTCAAATTTTGGATTTAAAGAAGGTTTCCCGTTAG
- a CDS encoding tetratricopeptide repeat protein: MASRKWRLFICLITICGLTACAAGDLALRKERATASRELGEVYMSQESYTRALREFLKAEQIYAKDPFLQNDLGLAYMAKKQYDKAISHFKYALELNPDYAPARNNLGAAYMENEDWDAAIECFEAVKDDLLYATPHFPLTNLGFIAYHKGNYEQAVHYYKEALDLMPGFPKALHGLGQVYLDTSRPDKAVEVLEKAVDKAPGQTRIHLDLGKAYRDIHEYNKAYKTFKKAAAMGKDTRLGEEAERLAEEVWRFE, encoded by the coding sequence ATGGCATCAAGAAAATGGCGGCTTTTTATCTGCCTGATAACCATTTGCGGCCTTACGGCCTGCGCTGCAGGCGATTTGGCGCTACGAAAAGAGCGGGCCACCGCCTCCCGGGAGCTGGGAGAAGTCTATATGAGCCAGGAGTCCTATACCCGGGCGCTTCGGGAATTTCTGAAGGCTGAGCAGATTTACGCCAAAGACCCCTTTCTTCAGAATGATCTGGGCCTGGCCTATATGGCCAAAAAACAGTATGATAAAGCCATTTCGCATTTTAAGTATGCCCTGGAATTAAACCCCGATTATGCGCCGGCCAGAAACAATCTCGGGGCGGCCTATATGGAAAACGAAGACTGGGATGCGGCTATTGAATGTTTTGAGGCGGTAAAAGATGATCTGCTCTATGCCACGCCCCATTTCCCGCTGACCAATCTGGGATTTATCGCCTATCATAAGGGCAACTATGAGCAGGCCGTCCATTATTACAAAGAGGCCTTGGATTTAATGCCCGGATTTCCGAAGGCCCTTCACGGGCTGGGGCAGGTATATTTGGATACCAGCAGGCCGGATAAGGCGGTGGAAGTCCTTGAAAAAGCCGTGGACAAGGCGCCCGGGCAAACCCGGATTCACCTGGATCTGGGCAAAGCCTACCGTGACATCCATGAATACAATAAAGCCTACAAGACATTTAAAAAAGCCGCGGCCATGGGCAAGGATACCCGGCTGGGCGAAGAAGCGGAGCGGCTGGCTGAAGAAGTCTGGCGGTTCGAGTAA
- the der gene encoding ribosome biogenesis GTPase Der, with protein MKPVVAIIGHPNAGKSTLFNRITRTTDALVDDFPGVTRDRHYGNAEWDGCAFTLIDTGGFAGAEDEFTAMSRLQVEQAVKEADAVILLFDGKTGPTPYDRELLALVQTHNVPVMLTVNKVDSETQEDRCYPFYELGVDRFFPVSAEHGYGVYELLDRLTAELPDAAPEPEAEAIKIAVIGRPNVGKSSLINRILGEDRVMVSSQPGTTRDAIDTPFFRDGRRYIFIDTAGIRRKSRVSKKIEKYSIIKALRSIERADVVLILLDGYEGITEQDVKIAGYAFEQGRGCIFVLNKWDIVEKDSRTMQRMMDWLRSEAKYLSFAPVLTVSAVTGKRVPRIFETVDTVYAQYASRIATGPLNKIIEQATERTEPSLFRGRRLKFYYATQASTRPPTFVCFVNYPEGVHFSYKRYLINQIRAETGLDQVPVRLYFRKRGESEPRQKKKRPAPTKKKKARKRA; from the coding sequence ATGAAACCTGTTGTTGCCATTATCGGCCACCCGAATGCCGGAAAATCCACCCTGTTCAACCGTATCACCCGAACAACGGACGCTTTGGTTGACGATTTTCCGGGGGTTACCCGGGATCGACACTATGGAAACGCCGAGTGGGACGGGTGCGCTTTTACCCTGATTGATACCGGCGGATTCGCCGGGGCGGAGGATGAATTCACCGCCATGAGCCGTCTCCAGGTGGAACAGGCGGTCAAGGAAGCGGATGCGGTCATTCTGCTCTTTGACGGAAAAACCGGGCCCACCCCGTATGACCGCGAACTTCTGGCGCTTGTGCAAACCCATAACGTGCCCGTGATGCTTACGGTGAACAAGGTGGACAGCGAAACCCAGGAGGACCGGTGCTATCCCTTTTACGAACTCGGCGTGGACCGATTCTTTCCCGTCTCCGCGGAACACGGGTATGGGGTTTACGAGCTCCTGGACCGGTTAACCGCCGAATTGCCTGATGCCGCGCCGGAACCGGAAGCCGAGGCAATAAAGATCGCGGTCATCGGGCGGCCGAATGTGGGCAAATCCTCTCTCATCAACCGGATTCTGGGCGAAGACCGGGTGATGGTGAGCAGCCAGCCCGGCACCACCCGGGATGCCATTGACACGCCATTCTTCAGGGACGGCCGCCGCTATATTTTTATCGATACCGCCGGGATCCGCCGGAAAAGCCGGGTATCCAAAAAAATTGAAAAGTATTCCATTATAAAGGCCCTTAGAAGCATTGAACGCGCGGATGTGGTGCTGATTCTTCTGGACGGCTACGAGGGCATCACCGAGCAGGACGTCAAAATCGCGGGCTATGCCTTTGAACAGGGCCGGGGCTGCATTTTTGTCCTGAACAAATGGGATATCGTGGAAAAAGACAGCCGAACCATGCAGCGCATGATGGACTGGTTAAGAAGCGAGGCCAAGTACTTAAGCTTTGCCCCGGTATTAACCGTATCCGCCGTGACCGGAAAGCGCGTGCCCCGGATATTTGAAACCGTGGATACCGTCTATGCCCAATATGCAAGCCGCATTGCCACCGGCCCGTTAAACAAGATCATCGAGCAGGCCACTGAGCGCACGGAGCCGTCGCTCTTTCGCGGCCGGCGTCTGAAATTCTATTACGCCACCCAGGCATCAACCCGGCCGCCCACATTCGTCTGCTTTGTCAACTACCCCGAAGGCGTGCATTTTTCTTACAAACGCTACCTCATCAACCAGATCCGGGCGGAGACCGGCCTGGACCAGGTGCCGGTGCGGCTTTACTTCAGAAAACGCGGGGAATCCGAACCCAGACAAAAGAAAAAGCGCCCGGCGCCGACTAAAAAGAAAAAAGCCCGGAAACGGGCCTGA
- a CDS encoding MTH1187 family thiamine-binding protein: protein MSVIIELSIFPMDKGVSVSPYVARVAKIIEGSGLSHAINSMGTCIEGEWPEVMRVADQCFKDLQSDCDRIYLTMKADYRKDRSAGLTGKVESVKSQM from the coding sequence ATGAGTGTTATCATTGAGCTATCTATTTTTCCAATGGACAAGGGTGTCAGCGTGAGTCCGTATGTCGCCCGGGTGGCCAAAATTATCGAGGGTAGCGGCCTTTCTCATGCGATCAATTCCATGGGCACCTGCATTGAAGGGGAATGGCCGGAAGTAATGAGAGTCGCGGATCAGTGCTTTAAAGATTTGCAGAGTGACTGCGACCGCATCTATCTGACGATGAAGGCGGATTACCGCAAAGACCGCTCCGCCGGCCTGACCGGGAAGGTGGAATCCGTCAAATCACAAATGTAA
- a CDS encoding LysM domain-containing protein: MESGRFRLFAIVWGMVAVLAGILLAFPAHAAFFQKRFVVCQDRGRDILCDPYVVQKNDYVIKLFKQRGEIAHEDFPQFLAIFKRINSDVEDVNKIYPNQKILIPLKILAPGAIEGQSTGTVTIPIINITNLPDSMIQNSSRYEVQSGDTVSRLIAEQFGKLNRKEYDRVLELFKYMNPDVEDVNLIRVGEKIRLPDPAVRNAGWYDAVFDESGQIDSKKPFKTPEPEPPPAKSEPEPAVTDNAPELKPEPEPEPEPESQAPPEEAAEAPELSKSPPKEPKKASAPPKQKAAGRLGPVYKKAARILNARLMDEGDFFFPRAGLADYRVDLTQNPIMELPEGGRLLFDPHERVDEKAAAAIKKFWRNLSIVRLAPKATLRELFQKICPLIDPDGCENKLTFSDNGISVTVRGEYIYERPDGDGKACLTFIRDPSEQMAPAIRSYLAHQWISVEDWINRENVFSRARQAAEHQGAVGRAETLIASSPSEVVRALAEQLGYTYQENVEISFPYAGFQVKALTNLLALGPSSEVLIDYGDLQGDAIKSIEFTGFEVIQIQNRNDPYQAARRLLSELPVEQNDTPMFWAANRRRIHNTSFKLPGTVVSAPGQSGEERRILITSVEVPPEIRYFLSEKGLAVLQVRGP; encoded by the coding sequence ATGGAATCCGGCAGATTCCGGTTATTTGCCATTGTCTGGGGTATGGTCGCGGTGCTCGCCGGTATTTTACTGGCTTTTCCGGCCCATGCCGCCTTTTTCCAGAAGCGCTTTGTGGTCTGCCAGGACCGCGGCCGTGACATTCTTTGCGATCCCTATGTGGTGCAGAAAAACGACTATGTGATCAAGCTCTTCAAACAGCGGGGCGAAATTGCGCACGAAGATTTTCCCCAATTTTTAGCCATCTTCAAGCGAATCAACTCGGATGTTGAGGATGTCAATAAAATCTATCCCAACCAGAAGATCCTGATCCCTTTAAAAATTCTTGCGCCCGGCGCCATTGAGGGGCAATCCACCGGCACGGTGACCATTCCGATTATAAACATCACCAACCTGCCGGACAGCATGATCCAGAATTCCTCGCGCTATGAAGTGCAGTCCGGGGATACGGTTTCCAGGCTGATTGCCGAGCAGTTCGGCAAACTGAACCGGAAGGAATACGATAGGGTGCTTGAACTGTTTAAATACATGAACCCGGATGTGGAGGACGTCAATCTTATCCGGGTGGGGGAAAAAATCCGGCTGCCGGACCCGGCAGTACGAAATGCCGGCTGGTATGATGCCGTATTCGACGAATCCGGCCAAATTGATAGTAAAAAGCCGTTTAAGACGCCTGAGCCGGAGCCGCCGCCCGCCAAATCCGAGCCGGAACCGGCGGTTACGGATAACGCACCGGAGCTAAAACCTGAACCTGAACCTGAGCCTGAGCCTGAAAGCCAGGCGCCGCCTGAGGAGGCCGCTGAAGCCCCTGAATTATCCAAAAGTCCCCCCAAAGAACCGAAAAAAGCGTCAGCGCCCCCAAAACAAAAGGCAGCCGGGCGGCTGGGCCCGGTTTATAAAAAAGCCGCCCGGATATTAAACGCGCGGCTTATGGATGAAGGGGATTTCTTCTTTCCCCGGGCGGGGCTTGCGGATTACAGGGTCGATTTGACGCAGAATCCGATCATGGAACTGCCCGAGGGGGGGCGTCTGCTGTTTGATCCCCATGAGCGGGTGGATGAGAAGGCGGCCGCTGCCATCAAAAAATTCTGGCGCAACCTCTCGATTGTCCGTTTGGCGCCCAAGGCTACGCTTCGGGAGCTTTTTCAGAAGATTTGTCCGCTTATCGATCCGGACGGGTGCGAGAACAAACTGACGTTTTCCGATAACGGCATATCCGTGACGGTCCGGGGGGAATACATATATGAGCGCCCGGACGGGGACGGCAAAGCTTGCCTTACGTTTATCCGGGACCCAAGCGAGCAGATGGCGCCCGCCATCCGGAGTTATCTGGCGCATCAATGGATAAGCGTTGAGGACTGGATCAACCGGGAGAATGTTTTTTCCCGGGCCCGGCAGGCCGCAGAACATCAGGGGGCGGTCGGCAGGGCCGAAACCCTTATCGCCTCAAGCCCCTCCGAGGTAGTTCGCGCGCTCGCCGAGCAACTGGGATACACATATCAGGAAAACGTTGAAATTTCATTTCCCTATGCGGGCTTCCAGGTCAAAGCCTTAACCAACCTGCTCGCCCTTGGCCCAAGCAGCGAGGTGCTGATCGATTACGGCGACCTGCAGGGGGATGCGATCAAATCGATTGAATTCACCGGCTTTGAGGTGATTCAAATCCAGAACCGCAATGATCCGTATCAAGCAGCCCGGCGGCTGCTATCCGAACTGCCGGTGGAACAAAATGATACGCCGATGTTCTGGGCGGCCAATCGGCGGCGGATACACAATACGTCCTTTAAGTTGCCGGGGACAGTGGTGTCAGCTCCCGGCCAGTCCGGAGAAGAACGCAGAATTCTGATCACCAGCGTTGAAGTGCCGCCGGAAATAAGGTATTTTCTTTCCGAAAAAGGGCTTGCCGTGCTTCAGGTACGCGGACCATAA
- the lon gene encoding endopeptidase La — MAKEKHTYDNSATHSEMNLPLLPLRDVVVFPHTISPLFIGRSKSISAISEAMHQDNKYILLATQSDPGKEHPTDKDIKTIGTVAKVLQMLRLPDGTVKTVVEGKFRGRILTFNPNESFFEVSVEILEEPTIGPNEKEAFFRNILQAFEEYSELNKNLSKETVENIQSIQDPAELLYTIAGQFSFKTKDNQKLLETISLEERLSQLLQLIHDEIVILRTDQKIKGRIKSQMEQSQKNYYLNEQMRAIKKEMGADESEGDDLKELEKRIKKKKMSKEAAAKARQELKKLKMMTPMSAEATVVRNYIEWLISLPWYNKSKINTDIENAEQILDEDHYGLGRPKERILEYLAVQSLMQKIKGPILCLVGPPGVGKTSLAKSVARSTGREFARLSLGGVRDEAEIRGHRRTYIGAMPGKIIQSLRKANVNNPVFCLDEVDKMSMDFRGDPSAALLEVLDPEQNYSFNDHYLDVEYDLSDVLFITTANTLPDIPLPLQDRMEIIRLPGYTEIEKYHIAKDFLVPKQIRQNGLQEDHIKFSKNAIYSVIRDYTREAGVRNLEREIASICRKVARAILKEDRDKMIRVTAKSVEKYLGPPQYRFSQIESQDQVGIVTGLAWTQFGGELLSIESVIMPGKGEFNVTGKLGDVMKESARAAISYVRSRSDQFNIDQNFHEKYDFHVHVPEGATPKDGPSAGIAMCVSIVSALTKLPVKRSVAMTGEITLRGRILPIGGLKEKILAAHRGGIKQVLIPKENEKDLKEIPQSVARQVKILPVEHMDEVVKHAILVKEGESPYTEQHQQFMAETADTGEPLPASLQH; from the coding sequence ATGGCTAAAGAAAAACATACATATGACAACAGTGCCACCCATTCGGAAATGAACCTGCCGCTTCTGCCCCTGCGCGATGTGGTGGTTTTTCCGCATACGATTTCTCCGCTCTTTATCGGGCGCAGCAAATCGATCAGTGCGATTTCCGAGGCCATGCACCAGGACAATAAATACATCCTGCTGGCCACCCAGTCGGATCCCGGCAAAGAGCACCCGACAGACAAGGACATCAAAACCATCGGCACCGTGGCCAAGGTGCTGCAGATGCTGCGCCTGCCGGACGGGACGGTAAAGACTGTCGTGGAGGGAAAATTCCGGGGCCGGATACTTACCTTCAACCCCAATGAAAGCTTTTTCGAAGTCTCTGTGGAGATTCTGGAGGAGCCCACCATCGGCCCCAATGAAAAGGAAGCGTTTTTCCGAAACATTCTGCAGGCATTTGAGGAGTATTCGGAACTGAATAAAAACCTGTCCAAGGAAACGGTTGAAAATATTCAGTCCATCCAGGATCCCGCGGAACTTCTGTATACCATTGCCGGCCAGTTCTCCTTTAAAACCAAGGATAACCAGAAACTCCTGGAGACCATTTCTCTTGAGGAGCGCCTCTCGCAGCTCCTTCAGCTGATCCATGACGAAATCGTCATCCTGCGGACGGATCAGAAGATCAAAGGCCGCATCAAATCCCAGATGGAGCAAAGCCAGAAGAATTATTACCTCAATGAGCAGATGCGGGCCATTAAGAAGGAAATGGGCGCTGATGAGAGCGAGGGCGATGATCTAAAGGAGCTGGAAAAGCGGATCAAAAAGAAAAAGATGTCCAAGGAGGCGGCTGCCAAGGCGCGTCAGGAGCTTAAAAAGCTTAAAATGATGACGCCCATGTCCGCCGAGGCGACCGTGGTGCGAAATTACATCGAATGGCTGATCAGCCTGCCCTGGTACAATAAAAGCAAGATCAATACGGACATTGAAAACGCGGAGCAGATCCTTGATGAGGACCACTACGGGCTCGGCCGGCCCAAGGAACGGATTCTGGAATACCTGGCTGTGCAATCGCTGATGCAGAAAATCAAGGGGCCGATTCTGTGCCTGGTGGGCCCGCCCGGCGTGGGCAAAACTTCGCTGGCCAAATCCGTCGCCCGGTCCACGGGCCGTGAATTTGCGCGCCTGTCGTTAGGCGGGGTGCGGGACGAGGCGGAGATCCGGGGCCACCGGCGGACCTATATCGGCGCCATGCCCGGAAAAATTATCCAGTCTTTAAGAAAGGCGAATGTCAATAATCCGGTGTTCTGCCTGGATGAGGTTGACAAGATGAGCATGGATTTCCGCGGCGATCCGTCTGCCGCCCTGCTCGAAGTCCTCGACCCGGAGCAGAACTATTCATTCAACGATCATTACCTGGACGTGGAATACGATCTTTCGGATGTGCTGTTTATAACCACGGCCAACACCTTGCCGGATATTCCGCTGCCGCTTCAGGACAGAATGGAGATCATCCGGCTGCCTGGGTACACGGAAATCGAAAAATACCATATTGCCAAGGATTTTCTGGTGCCCAAGCAAATCCGCCAGAACGGATTGCAGGAAGATCATATTAAATTCTCGAAAAATGCCATTTACTCGGTCATCCGGGATTATACCCGGGAGGCCGGCGTCCGGAACCTGGAGCGCGAGATTGCCTCCATCTGCCGGAAAGTGGCCCGGGCGATTCTGAAAGAGGACCGGGATAAGATGATTCGGGTCACGGCCAAATCCGTGGAGAAATACCTGGGGCCGCCCCAGTACCGGTTCAGCCAGATTGAGAGCCAGGATCAGGTGGGCATTGTGACCGGCCTTGCCTGGACCCAGTTCGGCGGCGAGCTGCTCTCCATCGAAAGCGTGATCATGCCGGGCAAAGGCGAATTCAATGTTACGGGCAAACTGGGGGATGTCATGAAAGAATCCGCCCGGGCTGCCATCAGCTATGTCCGGTCCCGGTCGGATCAGTTCAATATTGATCAGAATTTTCACGAAAAATATGACTTCCATGTCCACGTCCCCGAAGGGGCGACACCAAAGGACGGACCGTCTGCGGGGATTGCCATGTGCGTCTCCATCGTCTCTGCGCTCACCAAACTGCCGGTGAAGCGGAGCGTTGCCATGACGGGCGAAATCACACTTCGCGGCCGGATTCTGCCCATCGGCGGCTTAAAAGAAAAAATTCTGGCCGCCCATCGGGGCGGGATCAAGCAGGTGCTGATTCCCAAAGAAAACGAGAAGGATTTAAAAGAAATCCCGCAGAGCGTAGCCAGGCAGGTCAAAATCCTGCCGGTGGAACATATGGATGAAGTGGTCAAGCACGCGATTCTCGTCAAGGAGGGCGAATCCCCCTATACTGAGCAGCATCAGCAGTTTATGGCGGAAACCGCGGATACCGGCGAGCCGCTGCCGGCCAGCCTGCAACATTAA